The region CAGGACCGGGTTCCAGTGCGCCAGGTGATCGAGGAAGTTATCCAGCATCAGGCGTTCTGGCGCGATATACAGCAGGCGGATTTGTCCGGTGCGGCACCCGGCCATCACCTCCTGCTGCTGCTCGCGAGTTTGCGTCGAGTTCAGGCACGCCGCCGCCACGCCGTTGGCGAGCAGCTGATCGACCTGGTCTTTCATCAGGGAAATAAGGGGCGATACCACGACCGTCAGGCCGTTAAGCACCAGCGCGGGAACCTGATAACAGAGGGATTTACCGCCGCCGGTCGGCATGACCACCAGGCAATCGCGGCCTTCCAGCACGGTTTCAATGATGGTTTCCTGGCCGGGGCGGAACTGCTGGTAGCCAAAGGTTTCATGCAAAACCTGTTTAGCCAGCGACTCCTGATTCAATACTTCCGCCTGCGCCACATTAACCCCATATGCCAGAAATGAAACAGGCGCTATTTTCAGCGCCTGAGAGAGAAACTTCAACGTTTAACGCAAAAACATTCGAGCAGCTTAGAAAATATCGTTCAGCATGACGCCCACACCGACGCGGGTCTGGTTGAAGTTGTAGTCGATAAGCGACTCGCCGTAACCGCTGTACACCTGCGTATAGAGACGCACGTGTTTCGTCACCGGGTAGCTCAGGCCCAGCTCTGCGCCGCCGTAGCCGGTATTCCAGTTGTACTGGCCTTTGGCGCTCAGCACCGCGTCACCCAGCTGATAACCCACTTTAAGCTGATAGTAACCCATGTATTTGGTGATATCCGGGTTATCATCGGTGCTGCCCACCACGTACCACGGCTTCACTTCCACCATGAAATTGCCGTTCTGCGCCATCAGACGCGTATAAACGCGGTTCAAGCTGCGTGAGGTTGGGTCGGAACGACCGTTGGAATCGTGGTTATAGCCCACTTCGACGTCGCGCAGCGTCCAGCCTGCAAACTCATAATCGGTGGCGAAACCGAGGAACAGCTGCGGTTCATAGTTGGTTTCGCGGAACGGTGAAGATTCCCCGCTGTTGGAGAGTTGCCACCATGACTTCTGCGTGTAAGACGCACCAAGCACCGAGTTCGGCCCCAGGATACCGCGCCAGAACGGGAAGGCGAGGCTGAGCTGGAACTTCACCTCATCCTTACGCGCATTATCAGACCAGTTATAGGAGCTTATCGCCTCTTTGTTGAGATCGCTGGTCTGGGTGTAAATCACGTAGTTTGTGTCATACGGGTACAGCGTGAACGGATTGTCATGCTCCTGAAGCATATTGGCGATGATGCTGCCCTTAACGGCAGGTTTATCATGCACCTCTTTGATCGTCGCTTCCTGCGCATATGCTGTGAGGGGCAGCGCAACCGCCGCCAGTAACCAACCCAGATACGTCCGCATCGGTGGTGTTCTCCTGAAATGGTGACATTTAATGAATAGTTTTGTCCGGGCATTCTACAGACTTCTGCGATAACTTCCGCTTCCTCGTTTCTTAAAGTGGCATTCCTTTACCCTGAAGCATAAAATCAACATTTTATTAACAACAAGGATGCCACGTCAGATGTCAGCCACACTCACCGCCGAAGAAACCTTAAAGCTCGTGGGCGAGATTTTTGTGTACCACATGCCGTTCAACCGTGCACTGGGTCTTGAGCTGGAGCGATACGAAAAAGATTTTGCTCAGTTGAGTTTCAACAATCAGCCAATGATGGTCGGTAACTGGGCGCAAAGCATTTTGCACGGCGGGGTGATTGCCTCTGCGCTGGACGTGGCGGCCGGTCTGGTGTGCGTGGGCAGCACGCTGACGCGCCACGACACCATCAACGAAGACGAACTCCGCCAGCGCCTGTCGCGCATGGGTACCATCGATTTACGCGTCGACTACCTGCGTCCGGGACGCGGAAACCGCTTTACCTGCACCAGCAGCCTGCTGCGTGCCGGGAATAAAGTTGCCGTCGCCCGCGTTGAGCTGCATAACGAGGAGCAGGTTTATATCGCCAGCGCAACCGCCACTTATATGGTGGGTTGAGGCGGCAATTTCGGGTAAAATTACTTCACTTCTTTGTAACGGATTTTCCCGATGGATGCTAAACAGACGCGGCAGGGCGTTTTACTCGCCCTTGCCGCTTATTTTATTTGGGGTATCGCGCCAGCGTACTTCAAGCTTATCGCCTATGTACCGGCGGACGAGATCCTCACTCACCGCGTTATCTGGTCGTTTTTCTTCATGATTGCGCTGATGAGCATCAGCCGTCAGTGGTCCGGCGTCAAAACGCTGCTGAAAACCCCGAAAAAGGTCTTCCTGCTCGCGCTCTCTGCGGTGCTGATTGGCGGAAACTGGCTGCTGTTTATCTGGGCGGTGAATAACCATCACATGCTCGAAGCCAGCCTGGGCTACTTTATTAACCCGCTGGTGAATATTTTGCTGGGGATGATTTTCCTCGGCGAGCGCTTCCGCCGGATGCAGTGGGTGGCGGTGATTCTGGCCTTCTGCGGCGTGCTGGTACAACTGTGGACCTTCGGCTCACTGCCGGTTATCGCCCTCGGCCTGGCGTTCAGCTTTGCGTTTTACGGCCTGGTGCGTAAGAAAATCGCCGTGGAAGCGCAGACGGGAATGCTGTTTGAAACCCTGTGGCTGCTGCCGGTTGCCGCGATTTACCTGTTCGGTATTGCCGACAGCGCCACCAGCCACATGGGCAGCAACCCCTGGTCGCTGAACCTGATGCTGATGGCGGCGGGCGTAGTGACCACCATTCCGCTGCTGTGCTTCACCGGTGCGGCAACGCGTCTGCGCCTCTCCACGCTGGGCTTCTTCCAGTACATAGGCCCGACGCTGATGTTCTTGCTGGCGGTTGTGTTTTACGGCGAAGTGCCGGGTGCGGATAAGATGGTGACCTTCGCCTTTATCTGGGTGGCGCTGGCGATTTTCGTCGCCGATGCGATTTATACCCAGCGCAGAACCCGCAGAGGAATGTAGGTGTTTTGTAGGGCGGGTAAGCGCAGCGCCACCCGCCAGATTTTAAAGCCAGTTCTTCCGCTTAAAGTACAGATACGGCGCCAGCCCGGCGAGGATCATAAAGATAATCGCCCCCGGGTAACCAAAGCTCCACTTCAGCTCCGGCATAAACTCAAAGTTCATCCCGTAGCTGGACGCCACCAGCGTCGGCGGCAGGAACACCACGGACACCACCGAGAAGATCTTGATGATGCGGTTCTGCTCGATGTTGATAAAGCCCATCGCCGCCTGCATCAGGAAGTTCACCTTCTGGAACAGGGATTCATTGTGCGGCAGCAGGGATTCGATATCGCGTAAGATCTCACGCGCCTGCTCCAGCTGACCGCCCGGCAGACGCGCCTTGCGCACCAGGAAGTTCAGCGCGCGCTGGGTATCCATCAGACACAAACGCACCTTCCAGCCGATATCTTCCAGCTCCGCCAGCGTGGACAATGCTTCGTCGTACTCATCGCCCTGATGGCCTTCCATGATCACGCGGCTCAGCTTTTCCAGGTCGCTGTAGATGTTTTCGATTTCATCCGCCAGCTGTTCGATTTTGGTTTCGAACAGATCCAGCAGCAGCTCATAGGCGTTGCCGTCCATCATCGCCTGGCTGCGGGCGCGCATGCGATAGAGACGAAACGCAGGCAGTTCGCGCTCGCGCAGGGTGAAGAGGCGGCCATCGCGGATGGTGAACGCCACGGTGGAGTTCCCCGCGTGGTCTTCCGCATCTTCAAAGAAGAAGAAGGAGTGAATGTGCAGGCCGTCTTCGTCTTCAAAAAAACGGGCGGATGCTTCGATGTCTTCCAGCTCCGGGCGTGTCGCCAGACTTTGCCCCAGTTCAGATTGTACGCGAAGGCGCTCATCGTCGTCCGGCTCGACCAGATCCACCCATACGGCATCAATGAGGGGCTGTGACTCTTCGGCTTCAAGCCGAGTCAGTCGGTTATTTTCGAGTTGAAATGCGCTCAACATGACCGGGACTCCCAATGCAAAAAATATCGGACAGTTCGGTGGGCACACAGAAACAAATTGGGTTTCAGACCATTAAACAGCCTGACTCAGCGCGACGGGAATGATGCAGTCGCTGACAACCACTAAGGCCATCAGCAAGAGGAGATAGCCTTAGGAGTTGTTCCTGGATGACAGGGAATTGAGCCAGTATCTACTGGGTGTGTCCAAGGCGAATGTCCTCTTAGCGTAATCGTGCGCGCATGTTACGCCAGCAATAACTGTGGCGTCAACACGCAACGGAACGCTGAAGGGCATTAATTGACCTTCAACGTATAAGGCTAGCAGATTATTACAAAATAGTGATATTTTTCTGAAAGTTACACACTTTCCAGCTTAGCATAGGCTGCCACCAGCCATTTAATCCCCTGCCCCTGGAACGCCACCTGCAAACGGCTGTGCTCGCCGCTGCCTTCCAGATTCACGATGGTGCCTTCGCCAAACTTCGAGTGGCGCACGCGCTGGCCCAGCTTGTACCCGGTGTCGGTTTCAGAGATTGGCGACCCCATACGCTGATGGCTGACCGGACGGCTGATGCTGGCGCGCAGGCGCACCTCTTCCACGCACTCCTCCGGCAGTTCACCGATAAAGCGCGACGGACGGTGATACACCTCTTTCCCGTACAGGCGGCGGGTTTCGGCGTAGGTCAGGGTCAGCTTCTGCATCGCACGGGTCACGCCCACGTAGGCCAGACGACGCTCCTCTTCCAGACGCCCGCCT is a window of Enterobacter hormaechei ATCC 49162 DNA encoding:
- the ysgD gene encoding YsgD/CorL family protein yields the protein MDTPSRYWLNSLSSRNNS
- the yigI gene encoding acyl-CoA thioesterase YigI, which encodes MSATLTAEETLKLVGEIFVYHMPFNRALGLELERYEKDFAQLSFNNQPMMVGNWAQSILHGGVIASALDVAAGLVCVGSTLTRHDTINEDELRQRLSRMGTIDLRVDYLRPGRGNRFTCTSSLLRAGNKVAVARVELHNEEQVYIASATATYMVG
- the rarD gene encoding EamA family transporter RarD, which encodes MDAKQTRQGVLLALAAYFIWGIAPAYFKLIAYVPADEILTHRVIWSFFFMIALMSISRQWSGVKTLLKTPKKVFLLALSAVLIGGNWLLFIWAVNNHHMLEASLGYFINPLVNILLGMIFLGERFRRMQWVAVILAFCGVLVQLWTFGSLPVIALGLAFSFAFYGLVRKKIAVEAQTGMLFETLWLLPVAAIYLFGIADSATSHMGSNPWSLNLMLMAAGVVTTIPLLCFTGAATRLRLSTLGFFQYIGPTLMFLLAVVFYGEVPGADKMVTFAFIWVALAIFVADAIYTQRRTRRGM
- the corA gene encoding magnesium/cobalt transporter CorA, which encodes MLSAFQLENNRLTRLEAEESQPLIDAVWVDLVEPDDDERLRVQSELGQSLATRPELEDIEASARFFEDEDGLHIHSFFFFEDAEDHAGNSTVAFTIRDGRLFTLRERELPAFRLYRMRARSQAMMDGNAYELLLDLFETKIEQLADEIENIYSDLEKLSRVIMEGHQGDEYDEALSTLAELEDIGWKVRLCLMDTQRALNFLVRKARLPGGQLEQAREILRDIESLLPHNESLFQKVNFLMQAAMGFINIEQNRIIKIFSVVSVVFLPPTLVASSYGMNFEFMPELKWSFGYPGAIIFMILAGLAPYLYFKRKNWL
- the pldA gene encoding phospholipase A; the protein is MRTYLGWLLAAVALPLTAYAQEATIKEVHDKPAVKGSIIANMLQEHDNPFTLYPYDTNYVIYTQTSDLNKEAISSYNWSDNARKDEVKFQLSLAFPFWRGILGPNSVLGASYTQKSWWQLSNSGESSPFRETNYEPQLFLGFATDYEFAGWTLRDVEVGYNHDSNGRSDPTSRSLNRVYTRLMAQNGNFMVEVKPWYVVGSTDDNPDITKYMGYYQLKVGYQLGDAVLSAKGQYNWNTGYGGAELGLSYPVTKHVRLYTQVYSGYGESLIDYNFNQTRVGVGVMLNDIF